One Chanodichthys erythropterus isolate Z2021 chromosome 10, ASM2448905v1, whole genome shotgun sequence DNA segment encodes these proteins:
- the LOC137027471 gene encoding uncharacterized protein: MVYLDYEPLTKGEREGMRHFVSVAQPGYTTPCYNTVRDTLMPNALSEMEGRLRELLQLGDGFALTLDIWTNRRGHSFLGVVASFVDEVFNGHTVLLSCEHLKGHHTAESISQKYEGVLQHWNLQRRVVRVVTDSASNMIKAFNLPGFEESAVEEEGEEEDPEEAVRKSTLNTEQADKLGVRPTQACITRWSSQLRMIESVIKMFERDSQFQNKLTIPENSKLTINDVLQLQALTEVLSPLAELTNAMQKELGNLGMILPAVMEIKQLLSSLPETLPLPIRAFAETLSVNVSTRFNRFYSDKHLVLAAVLDPRFKTEWIFRDGTVSNRLAEIREMLVKEAEYNSVDKVTEARSVPKKVRIFGSYESNSSVAGTAIGQMEEYLGSLRRSPQEDVLGFWKTSAGSFPQLAKVARKIFSIPSGSSSAERVFSAAGLLSRAHRMSLKPDTLSKLMFLKVNSKIQ, translated from the exons ATGGTTTACTTGGATTATGAACCTCTGACAAAAGGTGAACGAGAGGGTATGCGTCATTTTGTCAGCGTTGCCCAGCCCGGATACACCACTCCATGCTACAATACAGTGCGTGATACACTGATGCCAAATGCTCTTAGTGAGATGGAAGGCAGACTTAGGGAGCTGCTGCAGTTAGGAGATGGCTTCGCGCTTACGCTAGACATATGGACAAACAGAAGAGGACACAGCTTTCTAGGTGTTGTGGCAAGTTTCGTTGATGAAGTGTTCAATGGTCACACTGTGTTGCTGTCCTGTGAACATCTTAAAGGACACCACACAGCTGAGAGTATTTCTCAGAAATATGAAGGTGTTTTACAACACTGGAATTTACAAAGACGCGTTGTCAGGGTGGTCACCGACAGCGCCAGTAACATGATAAAGGCTTTCAACCTCCCAGGGTTTGAGGAAAGTGCAGTAGAAGAGGAGGGAGAGGAAGAGGACCCAGAGGAAG CTGTCAGGAAGAGCACCCTAAACACCGAGCAAGCTGATAAACTGGGTGTGCGTCCCACTCAAGCATGTATCACCAGATGGAGCAGTCAGCTGCGCATGATTGAatctgtaattaaaatgtttgaaaGAGACTCGCAATTTCAAAATAAGCTGACTATTCCCGAGAACAGTAAGCTGACCATAAATGACGTACTTCAGCTCCAAGCCCTGACTGAGGTGCTATCACCTCTGGCAGAACTTACTAATGCTATGCAAAAAGAGCTCGGAAACCTGGGCATGATTCTTCCAGCTGTTATGGaaattaaacagcttttgtccaGTCTGCCTGAGACCCTCCCCCTACCCATTCGTGCGTTTGCGGAGACACTGTCAGTCAATGTCTCTACTCGTTTTAACAGATTCTATTCTGACAAGCACCTTGTGTTGGCGGCTGTATTAGATCCACGTTTCAAAACAGAATGGATTTTCAGAGATGGTACAGTGAGCAATCGACTCGCAGAGATTCGAGAAATGTTGGTGAAGGAGGCAGAATACAATAGTGTAGACAAAGTCACAGAGGCCAGAAGCGTTCCAAAGAAGGTACGCATTTTCGGCTCCTATGAAAGTAACTCCAGTGTAGCTGGCACCGCCATAGGTCAGATGGAGGAGTACCTGGGCTCGCTGAGAAGAAGTCCACAGGAAGACGTACTAGGTTTTTGGAAAACCAGTGCTGGATCCTTCCCTCAACTAGCCAAGGTCGCGCGCAAAATCTTCAGCATCCCCAGTGGTTCTTCCAGCGCTGAGCGAGTGTTTTCTGCCGCTGGATTGCTTTCCCGGGCACACCGAATGAGCCTGAAGCCTGACACTTTGTCCAAGCTAATGTTTCTTAAAGTGAATTCTAAAATCCAGTAA